Proteins encoded in a region of the Magallana gigas chromosome 8, xbMagGiga1.1, whole genome shotgun sequence genome:
- the LOC105340797 gene encoding neurogenic locus notch homolog protein 1 isoform X2, producing MEGEPDWISRMAEEQVIVRQSSGEEADRSSSEGAQEDEDPNGVIHFNNDRSSNTSVYNNVSRHHVADKSRQTEYTNVGKKYIVTGNGHNSNHLHNGQSHKVHYADNIGIISTKNSPPSSINELDKKKQREIERKRRRRICTVILLLLLALIIGFGVGLLVYFLLMNGGSNQSLQEAQRESILVKLKLPILNETYTPDMANVNSSDFRRISEPLCEEMEFYFQHEKGFVKCNINEIRNVSKSIECTCKSTTHKRDHTSLEVGVDLTFVESLRAEDILRILDTKAKKVFFDGFEVVLIKNFIVDIKGNGQNGGCLPSPCQNNGICQTTDDGDISCACPVGWTGTRCEIDINTCIRFPCGNNGVCHEKLGEDSCICKRGWDGRQCEIDVNECLNVPCKNGATCVNTDGSFYCTCPSSWEGAFCDIDKDDCARFPCQHGGTCTNDIGFYNCTCIPGWTGQDCHQDVDECVLTPCSNGGTCQNTLGSYLCNCPAGWIGRHCDVDVDECVNFPCQRSGICLNTNGSYTCKCPNGWEGQNCEFDVNECKSNPCQNGGFCENTNGFYQCRCGDGWMGQNCQIDVDECLQFPCQHGGQCRNLNGTYFCDCPAGWMGPQCQFDVNECVRQPCSNNAVCVNDMGSYRCVCPDGLTGQNCDYDINECVSSPCLNNGTCTNTIGSYTCACSTVFSGKHCENKLTSCSSITCYNGGTCQENAGKDTCMCQPGWTGDQCQYDVNECQQNPCKNGGVCNNVVGSYVCTCSVGFKGKDCSEDVNECLQNPCSNSVTCQNVPGSYTCVCNSGWAGQDCDIDINECLRNPCKNLSPCTNSPGSYSCACSPQWSGQNCDIDVNECLYSPCHHNGRCDNFQGGYVCSCKNGWTGQNCNVDIDECTTNPCSNGARCVNIDGSYVCNCPNGWTGSLCTIDVNECDQNPCLHSSGCVNRPGNYSCQCLAGWTGVNCEQDVNECATFPCLNGGLCVNTDGSFQCSCKDGFTGSRCEQDFDECQDTPCNNGFCLNSNGGYSCSCYVGWTGLRCDIDINECLNIPCIHGACSNTIGSYTCQCNPGWRGSNCDIDINECSNNPCINGSCTNTAGSYQCQCFNGWTGTNCDQNVNECISGPCQNGAVCQDFVGSFICSCLAGWTGQFCQTDVNECLYNPCQHNSPCSNTPGSYRCDCSPGWTGQNCDSDVNECEQFVCKNGGSCANINGSYSCQCTAGWTGPHCETDRDECAEGRCQNNANCYNSDGSYVCICPNGWQGRDCEIDVNECLASPCSNGGTCQNLPGSFVCQCASGWTGQTCQLDVDECLNSPCQNGGFCQNALGTYFCTCKAGWNGVYCENDINECLVNNICQNGGVCINTAGSYQCQCPSQWTGDNCEIDVNECSNSPCLHGSACTNANGSYSCICRPGWVGIHCESDVNECDTPDQCKNGATCLNTEGSFTCSCPIGWAGETCQIDVNECQALPCIHGGTCTNLPGSYQCQCQAGWTGKNCEQDVNECLTQSPCLNAGTCTNTQGSFFCTCERGWTGYDCSQNINECLQSPCQHNSTCVDLQGFYRCQCDSGFTGYNCEQDKNECENNPCLHQSTCINLMGSYMCICPAGWIGQNCQIDKDECSGDPCKNGGTCINSNGSYQCSCASGWTGVNCTNDIDECRTNPCKNGATCLNTYGSYICTCALGWTGVNCESEFLVCLSDTCLNGGTCFDRPGTFFCACPTGFTGQKCETDVNECLDPVSCVHGTCTNGYGSFVCRCHQGWSGTNCDIDVNECLTSPCQNGGTCLNMAGSYSCACAQGWKGKNCTEDIDECFASPCVHGLCSNLPGNFQCICEKGWSGRYCDQDVDECLSNPCQNGGTCVDNSGSHSCICPAGWTGQNCTIDINECLQSPCVHGSCSNFAGSFQCNCDAGWTGALCDIDINECLQSPCVHGSCSNLAGSFKCSCESGWTGTLCETDINECLQSPCVHGACSNLAGTFKCSCESGWTGTLCDTDINECLQSPCVHGSCSNLAGSFQCSCDTGWTGTLCDTDIDECLQSPCVHGSCNNLAGSFQCICDAGWTGALCDIDINECAQTPCVHGTCQNSGGSYQCICDKGWTGPQCDQDINECLSTPCVHGTCTNTLGSFQCSCEPGWTGALCDQDINECLQSPCVQGQCSDTLGSYRCSCDVGWTGTNCETDIDECLTSPCNNGVCTNTEGSFQCTCNQGWQGPLCNIDIDHCSSNPCVHGTCTDTGATYSCTCDEGWTGPNCSQDINECITLAPCANGGTCLNVDGSFLCTCPVGWTGTTCKTDINECLASPCVNGNCSNTLGSYTCICDAGWTGTNCSQDIDECLQTSCFNNGTCVNTPGSFYCQCPIGLSGAKCDLVDITDITLVFDIVNFPWVDDLADNSSIIFKSYAGRFCRDMDVIFAVRAADYPGYLYCNVAAFGQDPLNITVVLTFGGHDYTSGFEKQLRGAIYETTKEYRYLNYIVHLIGDVLIVSGRISHDAWLTNMTMYIYDDFQYKPQYSDMNSTEFKAFESSFCDDIDLFFKNSNLTSRYYRCFFDYIGAVRPHTLTFIMVFNGTDSVSREQTTGVISAGAPHYTVENLDLMFIGSNFFYLHRGYNKIAINLTDFTTTSAPPTTESPLKTLINITFVLKNLTYTNQLANTESQEFKSLAIPFCGYLTDLYSTRDRFKYIYELCQVMAFVQEGGKDKINFILQFKGAQDPTLQEFIYGILIENAPRAIVNGEISIIVGPLAVFDDSLAINQATVTYSLPPESTTPSSPLTAAPLVTDPCKDAPDNAYLPVPGKCHQFYKCSFGISYMFECPGNTVFFQDRNQCDNNDGTIKC from the exons ATGGAGGGAGAGCCGGACTGGATCAGTCGAATGGCAGAGGAGCAGGTGATCGTCAGACAGTCCAGCGGTGAGGAGGCGGACCGGTCCTCAAGTGAGGGCGCGCAGGAAGATGAGGACCCG aatggGGTAATTCATTTCAACAACGACAGAAGCAGTAATACATCAGTGTATAACAATGTGTCTCGGCATCATGTGGCGGACAAATCCAGACAGACAGAGTATACAAACGTTGGCAAAAAATACATAGTGACCGGAAACGGACATAATTCTAACCATCTACACAACGGACAATCGCACAAAGTGCATTACGCTGACAATATAGGAATTATTTCCACGAAAAATTCCCCGCCAAGTTCTATAAATGAATTGGACAAAAAGAAACAGAGAGAGATAGAAAGAAAGAGGCGCCGGAGGATATGTACTGTGATTCTTCTGTTACTCCTGGCTTTAATCATCGGGTTCGGAGTCGGGCTATTAGTGTATTTCTTATTAATGAATG GTGGATCAAACCAATCCCTGCAAGAGGCACAAAGAG AATCGATTCTCGTAAAGTTGAAGCTGCCAATCTTAAATGAAACCTACACACCCGATATGGCAAACGTCAATTCCAGTGATTTTCGACGTATTTCGGAACCCCTCTGTGAGGAG ATGGAATTTTACTTTCAACACGAAAAAGGTTTCGTTAAATGCAATATCAATGAAATAAG AAACGTTTCCAAATCCATTGAGTGCACCTGCAAATCAACAACACA TAAGAGGGATCACACTTCCCTAGAAGTGGGCGTGGATCTAACGTTTGTCGAATCACTGCGAGCAGAGGACATCCTCCGGATACTGGACACTAAAGCCAAAAAGGTGTTCTTTGACGGATTCGAGGTGGTGTTGATAAAGAACTTTATCGTGGACATCAAAGGAAACGGTCAAAATG GTGGATGTCTCCCATCACCATGCCAGAACAATGGAATCTGCCAAACCACAGATGATGGAGATATATCATGCGCATGCCCAGTTGGATGGACCGGAACACGATGTGAAATTG ACATCAATACTTGCATCCGGTTTCCTTGTGGAAACAACGGAGTCTGTCATGAAAAGCTTGGAGAAGATTCATGTATTTGCAAACGAGGCTGGGACGGACGCCAGTGCGAAATAG ATGTGAACGAGTGTTTGAACGTCCCGTGTAAGAATGGCGCCACCTGTGTGAACACGGACGGTTCCTTCTACTGCACCTGTCCCTCCTCCTGGGAGGGCGCCTTCTGTGACATCG ACAAAGACGATTGTGCAAGATTCCCGTGCCAGCATGGCGGTACCTGTACAAACGACATCGGGTTTTATAACTGTACGTGTATCCCAGGATGGACAGGACAGGACTGCCACCAAg ATGTGGATGAATGTGTCCTCACCCCTTGTTCTAACGGAGGGACCTGCCAGAACACCCTGGGGTCGTACCTGTGTAACTGTCCCGCAGGCTGGATCGGAAGACATTGTGACGTCG ATGTCGACGAATGTGTCAATTTTCCGTGTCAGCGAAGCGGTATTTGCCTCAACACCAACGGGTCCTACACGTGTAAATGTCCCAATGGCTGGGAGGGCCAGAACTGTGAATTTG ATGTAAACGAATGCAAATCCAATCCTTGTCAAAATGGCGGATTTTGTGAGAATACAAATGGGTTCTATCAGTGTCGGTGTGGCGACGGATGGATGGGCCAAAACTGCCAGATCG ATGTTGACGAATGCCTTCAGTTCCCATGCCAACATGGCGGTCAGTGTCGTAATTTGAATGGGACCTATTTCTGTGACTGTCCCGCGGGGTGGATGGGACCGCAATGTCAGTTTG ACGTAAACGAATGCGTACGACAGCCGTGTTCTAACAATGCTGTGTGTGTCAATGACATGGGGTCCTACCGCTGTGTGTGTCCTGACGGCCTCACGGGACAGAACTGTGACTACG ACATAAACGAATGCGTGTCATCTCCTTGCTTAAACAACGGGACCTGTACAAATACGATTGGATCATACACCTGTGCGTGTTCGACTGTGTTTTCTGGAAAACATTGTGAAAATA AGTTAACAAGCTGCTCCTCCATCACGTGTTACAATGGAGGCACGTGCCAGGAGAACGCGGGAAAAGACACGTGTATGTGTCAACCCGGCTGGACAGGAGACCAGTGTCAATACG ATGTGAACGAGTGCCAACAGAATCCTTGCAAGAATGGTGGGGTGTGTAACAACGTCGTAGGGTCGTATGTGTGCACGTGTTCGGTGGGATTCAAAGGGAAGGACTGCTCAGAGG ATGTAAACGAATGTTTACAGAATCCTTGCTCTAACAGCGTAACTTGTCAGAATGTACCCGGAAGTTACACGTGTGTATGTAATTCCGGATGGGCTGGGCAAGATTGCGACATTG ATATCAATGAATGTTTGCGGAACCCTTGCAAAAATCTCAGTCCATGCACCAACTCTCCCGGATCCTATTCATGCGCATGCTCACCACAGTGGTCAGGACAAAATTGCGACATTG ACGTTAACGAGTGTCTGTACTCACCGTGTCATCATAATGGCCGCTGTGACAACTTCCAGGGAGGCTACGTCTGTTCCTGTAAGAATGGCTGGACGGGACAAAACTGTAATGTCG ATATTGATGAATGCACGACCAATCCCTGCAGTAATGGCGCCCGGTGCGTTAACATCGACGGTTCCTACGTGTGTAACTGTCCCAATGGGTGGACCGGCTCATTGTGTACCATAG ATGTGAACGAGTGTGATCAGAATCCATGCCTCCACTCCAGTGGGTGTGTGAACCGCCCCGGGAACTACAGCTGCCAGTGTCTGGCCGGGTGGACCGGGGTCAACTGTGAACAAG atGTCAATGAATGTGCTACTTTCCCCTGTCTGAACGGCGGACTTTGTGTGAACACAGACGGTTCATTCCAGTGTTCATGTAAAGATGGGTTCACTGGTTCACGCTGTGAACAAG atTTTGATGAATGCCAGGATACCCCGTGTAACAACGGGTTTTGCCTGAACTCCAATGGAGGTTATTCTTGTTCATGTTATGTTGGATGGACCGGACTCCGCTGTGATATCG ATATCAACGAATGTCTAAACATTCCATGTATACACGGGGCCTGTAGTAACACGATAGGATCCTATACCTGCCAGTGTAACCCGGGATGGAGGGGAAGCAATTGTGACATCG ATATCAATGAATGCTCCAACAACCCTTGTATCAACGGTAGTTGTACCAACACTGCGGGGTCCTACCAATGTCAGTGTTTCAATGGATGGACCGGAACCAACTGTGATCAAA atgtgaaCGAGTGTATCTCCGGTCCATGTCAAAATGGCGCCGTTTGTCAAGATTTTGTAGGATCCTTTATCTGTAGCTGTCTCGCTGGTTGGACGGGGCAGTTTTGTCAAACAG ATGTAAACGAGTGTCTGTACAACCCCTGTCAACATAACTCTCCCTGTTCGAACACTCCCGGAAGTTATCGGTGTGACTGTTCCCCGGGATGGACCGGTCAGAACTGTGACAGTG ATGTGAATGAGTGTGAACAATTTGTGTGTAAGAATGGAGGCTCCTGTGCCAACATCAATGGGTCCTACTCGTGTCAGTGTACGGCAGGCTGGACCGGACCCCACTGTGAAACAG ATAGGGACGAATGTGCTGAAGGAAGGTGCCAAAACAACGCTAACTGCTACAACAGTGATGGATCCTATGTTTGTATTTGTCCTAATGGATGGCAAGGACGAGATTGTGAAATCG atGTGAACGAGTGTTTGGCCTCACCTTGTTCCAATGGCGGCACCTGCCAGAACCTGCCTGGTTCGTTTGTTTGTCAGTGTGCTTCGGGCTGGACGGGACAAACATGTCAGCTAG ATGTTGACGAATGTTTGAATTCGCCATGTCAAAATGGTGGCTTTTGTCAGAATGCTCTTGGAACCTACTTCTGTACTTGCAAAGCAGGATGGAATGGTGTCTATTGTGAAAATG ACATAAACGAGTGCCTTGTCAACAATATTTGTCAGAATGGAGGCGTCTGCATCAACACTGCCGGCTCCTACCAATGTCAGTGCCCCTCCCAGTGGACGGGGGACAATTGTGAGATCGATGTTAACGAGTGTTCAAACAGCCCCTGTCTACACGGGTCAGCGTGCACCAATGCCAATGGATCCTACTCATGTATCTGCCGACCGGGCTGGGTCGGTATACACTGTGAATCCGACGTTAACGAATGCGATACCCCGGACCAATGCAAAAATGGAGCTACTTGTTTGAACACTGAGGGCTCCTTTACGTGTTCGTGTCCTATTGGTTGGGCTGGAGAAACATGCCAGATTGACGTAAACGAATGCCAGGCCCTTCCTTGCATACATGGCGGAACTTGTACAAACCTGCCAGGGTCGTACCAGTGCCAATGCCAAGCCGGGTGGACGGGCAAGAACTGTGAACAGGATGTTAACGAGTGCCTGACCCAGTCGCCTTGTTTGAATGCTGGTACTTGCACAAATACTCAGGGTTCCTTTTTCTGCACGTGTGAAAGAGGGTGGACCGGATATGATTGTAGTCAGAACATCAACGAGTGTCTACAGAGTCCCTGCCAGCATAACTCGACGTGCGTTGACTTGCAGGGTTTCTACAGATGTCAATGTGACAGTGGATTCACCGGGTATAACTGTGAGCAGGACAAGAATGAGTGCGAGAACAACCCTTGTCTCCATCAATCCACCTGTATCAACCTTATGGGCTCTTACATGTGCATTTGTCCTGCCGGGTGGATTGGGCAAAACTGTCAGATAG ACAAAGATGAGTGCAGTGGCGACCCTTGTAAAAATGGTGGCACGTGTATAAACAGCAATGGTTCCTACCAGTGCAGCTGTGCCTCTGGTTGGACTGGTGTCAATTGCACAAATG ATATCGATGAATGTCGAACAAATCCTTGCAAGAATGGCGCTACGTGCTTGAATACATACGGGTCTTACATATGTACTTGTGCCCTGGGATGGACTGGAGTCAATTGTGAAAGTG AATTCCTCGTATGTCTATCGGATACGTGTTTGAATGGCGGTACTTGTTTCGATCGCCCTGGAACATTTTTCTGCGCATGCCCTACCGGATTCACTGGTCAAAAATGCGAAACAG acGTCAACGAATGCCTAGACCCGGTATCCTGTGTACACGGCACATGTACCAATGGCTATGGCTCGTTTGTCTGCCGGTGTCACCAGGGATGGTCTGGCACAAACTGTGACATTG ACGTCAACGAATGTTTGACATCTCCTTGTCAAAATGGAGGCACGTGTTTGAATATGGCCGGATCTTACTCATGCGCATGTGCACAAGGATGGAAGGGCAAAAACTGCACAGAAG ATATAGATGAATGTTTCGCCTCACCTTGTGTCCATGGGCTGTGCAGTAATTTACCTGGGAATTTTCAGTGTATCTGTGAGAAGGGATGGTCAGGTCGCTACTGTGATCAAG ACGTGGATGAGTGTTTGAGTAACCCTTGTCAGAACGGAGGTACTTGCGTCGATAATTCCGGATCACATAGCTGTATTTGTCCGGCGGGATGGACAGGACAGAACTGTACTATAG ACATCAACGAATGTTTACAATCTCCGTGTGTCCATGGTTCGTGCAGTAACTTTGCTGGGTCGTTCCAATGTAATTGTGATGCTGGGTGGACTGGGGCATTGTGTGACATAG ACATAAATGAATGCTTACAATCCCCATGTGTCCATGGTTCATGCAGTAATTTGGCTGGGTCTTTCAAATGTAGTTGTGAATCCGGATGGACTGGAACACTATGTGAAACTG aCATAAACGAATGTCTACAGTCTCCCTGCGTCCATGGGGCATGCAGTAATTTAGCTGGTACATTTAAATGTAGCTGTGAATCCGGATGGACTGGAACATTATGTGACACTG ACATCAACGAATGTCTCCAATCTCCGTGCGTCCATGGTTCGTGCAGTAACTTGGCTGGGTCGTTCCAATGTAGCTGCGATACTGGTTGGACAGGAACATTGTGTgacactg ACATCGATGAGTGTCTTCAATCTCCTTGCGTCCATGGTTCCTGTAATAACTTGGCGGGATCATTCCAATGTATCTGTGATGCTGGATGGACAGGGGCATTGTGTGACATAG ACATTAATGAGTGTGCACAAACCCCGTGCGTCCACGGCACGTGCCAGAATTCCGGCGGATCCTACCAGTGTATCTGTGACAAGGGCTGGACGGGCCCGCAGTGTGACCAAG atattaaCGAATGTTTGAGCACCCCTTGTGTACATGGTACTTGTACTAACACTTTGGGATCCTTCCAGTGTTCATGTGAGCCAGGGTGGACTGGGGCATTATGTGATCAAG ATATCAATGAATGTTTGCAATCCCCTTGTGTCCAAGGACAGTGTAGCGACACTCTGGGTTCTTACAGATGTTCTTGTGACGTAGGCTGGACAGGGACCAATTGCGAGACAG ATATCGACGAGTGTCTGACGTCACCGTGTAACAATGGCGTGTGTACAAACACTGAAGGTTCCTTCCAGTGTACGTGTAACCAGGGATGGCAAGGACCTTTGTGTAACATAG ACATAGACCACTGTTCCAGTAACCCGTGTGTTCATGGAACCTGTACAGACACGGGGGCTACCTACAGCTGTACCTGTGATGAAGGATGGACCGGTCCAAATTGCAGTCAAG ATATAAATGAATGCATAACATTAGCACCATGTGCCAACGGAGGAACTTGTCTGAATGTTGATGGCTCCTTCCTGTGTACCTGCCCAGTGGGTTGGACGGGAACAACCTGCAAAACAG ATATAAACGAGTGCTTAGCATCTCCATGTGTAAATGGTAACTGTTCCAATACTCTGGGATCCTATACTTGTATCTGTGACGCTGGTTGGACAGGAACAAACTGTAGTCAAG ATATTGACGAGTGTCTCCAAACATCGTGTTTCAACAACGGTACATGTGTGAATACCCCCGGCTCCTTTTATTGTCAGTGTCCAATTGGCTTGTCTGGCGCCAAATGTGATCTTGTTG ACATAACGGATATAACGCTTGTTTTTGACATCGTCAACTTCCCTTGGGTTGATGATCTTGCTGACAATTcttcaataatatttaaaagttatgcTGGGCGATTTTGTCGAGAT ATGGATGTTATCTTTGCCGTTCGGGCGGCTGACTACCCAGGGTACTTGTATTGTAATGTCGCAGCTTTTGG ACAAGACCCTCTGAACATAACTGTGGTCCTAACTTTCGGGGGACACGATTATACCAGTGGATTTGAGAAACAGCTACGAGGGGCAATATATGAGACAACAAAGGAATACCGCTATCTTAACTATATTGTCCATTTGATTGGAGACGTCCTCATTGTTTCTGGCAGAATATCACACG ATGCCTGGCTCACCAATATGACGATGTACATATATGACGACTTCCAGTATAAACCCCAATATTCTGATATGAATTCTACAGAATTTAAAGCTTTTGAGAGTTCATTCTGTGATGAT ATTGACTTGTTCTTTAAGAACAGTAACCTTACCTCACGATACTATCGATGTTTCTTCGATTATATTGG TGCGGTTCGTCCTCACACTTTGACCTTCATCATGGTGTTCAATGGCACGGACTCGGTGTCACGCGAGCAGACGACAGGCGTGATAAGTGCAGGGGCTCCCCATTATACCGTGGAAAACCTAGATCTAATGTTCATTGGCTCCAATTTCTTCTACCTGCACCGAGGATACAACAAAATCGCCATTAACCTTACAGACTTCACCACCACATCAGCCCCTCCTACCACAGAGAGTCCAC TGAAGACGCTGATTAATATAACATTTGTACTGAAGAATCTGACATATACTAATCAGCTGGCAAACACGGAATCCCAGGAGTTCAAATCACTGGCGATACCATTCTGTGGTTAT ttaacCGACTTGTACTCCACTCGAGACAGATTTAAATACATCTATGAACTATGCCAGGTTATGGCATTTGT CCAAGAGGGTGGAAAGGACAAGATCAACTTCATCCTACAATTCAAGGGTGCTCAAGATCCCACATTACAAGAATTCATTTATGGAATTCTAATCGAAAACGCTCCTAGAGCGATTGTAAATGGAGAAATCTCCATCATCGTGGGTCCGCTAGCTGTGTTTGATGATTCTCTAGCCATCAACCAGGCCACTGTCACATATTCTCTGCCACCAG AGTCCACCACGCCCAGTTCTCCGCTGACCGC